Proteins from one Fragaria vesca subsp. vesca linkage group LG6, FraVesHawaii_1.0, whole genome shotgun sequence genomic window:
- the LOC101305767 gene encoding auxin-responsive protein IAA16-like — translation MTSTVAMGGGVTVEDRNYSLINFEETELRLGLPGALKDGDQGVKSCSSGKRGFSETVDLKLNFSSENDDVSRSGRDGQVEIKKEKDASAAPAPRAKAQVVGWPPVRSFRKNIVAVQKKSTDQDQAAEKSGSTSTSAAFVKVSMDGAPYLRKVDLKLYQSYQELSTALGKMFSSFTIGNCGSQGMKDFMNESKLIDLLNGSEYVPSYEDKDGDWMLVGDVPWEMFVDSCKRLRIMKGSEAIGLAPRAVEKFKNRS, via the exons ATGACTAGTACTGTAGCCATGGGTGGTGGTGTTACGGTGGAGGACAGGAATTACAGCTTGATAAACTTTGAAGAGACGGAGCTGCGTCTAGGGTTGCCGGGTGCGCTGAAAGACGGCGACCAAGGCGTGAAGAGCTGCAGTAGCGGGAAGAGAGGGTTTTCGGAAACGGTTGATTTGAAGCTCAATTTCTCCTCGGAAAATGATGATGTGAGCCGGTCAGGGAGAGATGGTCAGGTGGAGATCAAGAAGGAGAAGGATGCTTCTGCTGCTCCTGCTCCTCGTGCAAA GGCTCAAGTTGTGGGTTGGCCACCCGTCCGATCATTCCGAAAGAACATCGTCGCCGTCCAAAAGAAGAGCACCGATCAGGATCAGGCCGCCGAGAAGAGTGGCAGCACTAGTACTAGTGCGGCCTTTGTTAAAGTGAGTATGGATGGGGCACCTTATCTACGTAAAGTCGACTTGAAGTTGTACCAAAGCTACCAAGAGCTTTCTACTGCCCTAGGCAAAATGTTCAGCTCCTTCACTATTG GTAACTGTGGATCACAAGGAATGAAGGATTTCATGAACGAGAGCAAACTGATAGACCTTCTGAATGGTTCTGAATATGTGCCTAGTTATGAAGACAAAGATGGAGATTGGATGCTTGTGGGAGATGTACCATGGGA GATGTTCGTCGATTCATGCAAACGCTTGCGGATAATGAAGGGATCGGAGGCGATTGGACTTG CGCCGAGAGCGGTGGAGAAGTTCAAGAACAGAAGTTGA
- the LOC101305481 gene encoding mediator of RNA polymerase II transcription subunit 14-like produces MGSELGQQTVDFTTVVNRAAEESFLSLKELMEKSKAEAPELSDTDKKIGLLKYLVKTQQRMLRLNVLAKWCQQVPLIQYCQQLTSTLSSHDTCFTQAADSLFFMHEGLQQACAPVYDVPSAVEILLSGSYQRLPKCIEDVGVQSSLSEDEQKPALKKLDMLVRRQLLEVSIPKEITEVKVSDGTALLRVNGEFKALITLGYRGHLSMWRILHLDLLVGERSGLIKLEVPQRYILGDDLERRMAAAENPFKTLYSVLHEMCVKLVIDTVLRQVQALRQGRWKDAIRFEVLSDGSTGHAGTSSSAQLNQDGETETSGLRTPGLKIVYWLDLDKNSGTSDSSLCPSIKIDPGPDLLIKCVHSTFVIDPLTGKEAEFSLDQSCIDVEKLLLRAICCNRYTRLLEIQKELVKNVQIHRGSGDVAFQSRVEEFSMQKDFKSDVREYEGHEVLRVRAYGSSFFTLGINIRNGRFRLQSSRNILASSASLSECEDALNQGTMTAAEVFISLRSKSILHLFASIGRFLGLEVYEKGLPAVTLPKNVSDGSNVLLMGFPDCGSSYFLLMQLDKDFKPLFKLLETGKAESLNDQNHVIRIKKIDVNQMQMHEDDMNLSLLDWGKLQSILPSAGRSNLSSENGLRTDITPEGSMPIAGCPPSSFSSVVDEVFELEKGLSAPSFSLQNGSSSFNASSSHFGSAPMNLHSMKAGSPASKWEGGMQMAQPNSAANVSGMATHYNGSFYPSNNMKGSIQSASLSSQAAAPGRSVSVKKISVSKSDQDLASLRSPLLVEYGSTSMDEDHLRFMSDTSKGATYGFRSSRLLSPPGPSGPRISGPGMRPNGGNLPTGPPTGTIRVAGSNSCVTTPASRAPDSEVCDGPNHDDSDHDRKLRKRTLPEMLNLIPSLQGVEANSGSGKRRKVSEVDQAQHSTSLVLMSTDMTSKTGLYSYGDLISEANKGYAPSSIYVSALLHVVRHCSLGIKHARLTSQMGALDIPYVEEVGLRSTSSNIWFRLPFARGDSWQHLCLRLGRAGSIYWDVKINDQHFRDLWELQKGSNSTPWGSGVRIANTSDIDSHIRYDPEGVVLSYQSVEADSIKKLVADIQRLSNARMFSLGMRKLLGVRADEKPEESVNSDSKAPGGKGSFEGADRLSEQMRRAFRIEAVGLMSLWFSFGSGVLARFVVEWESGKEGCTMHVSPDQLWPHTKFLEDFINGAEVASLLDCIRLTAGPLHALAAATRPARAGPIQGVSGMTILSSVPKQAGYIPQGLMQTSSTTNVGQSPITVGNPVSSAANGPLANHVLHGAAMLGAAAAAAAGRGGPGIVPSSLLPIDVSVVLRGPYWIRIIYRKHFAVDMRCFAGDQVWLQPATPPKGGPSVGGSLPCPQFRPFIMEHVAQELNGLDTNFNGGQQTGLANLNNQNPGSGLQLSAVNGNRVNVPSSAALSRTGNQVAAALNRAGNASPVSSNLAVVSPGMPLRRSPGAGVPAHVRGELNTAIIGLGDDGGYGGGWVPLVALKKVLRGILKYLGVLWLFAQLPDLLKEILGSILKDNEGALLNLDQEQPALRFFVGGYVFAVSVHRVQLLLQVLSVKRFHHQQQQQQQNPNTAQEELTSTEIGEICDYFSRRVASEPYDASRVASFITLLTLPISVLREFLKLIAWKKGQAQPVQGGDLAAAQKPRIELCLEYHAGSNIDDKLDNSSVAKSNIHYDRPHNWVDFALTLVLDSAHIPHINAAGGAAWLPYCVSVKLRYLFGENPNVTFLGMEGSHGGRACWLRVDDWEKCKQKVARTVESCAGGDNSLGRLRLVADYVQRTLHMWLQGLRDGSGVSATSGGT; encoded by the exons ATGGGGTCGGAGCTAGGGCAACAGACGGTGGACTTCACGACGGTGGTGAACCGCGCCGCGGAGGAGTCGTTCCTCTCGTTAAAGGAGCTCATGGAGAAATCGAAGGCGGAGGCGCCGGAGCTCTCCGATACGGACAAGAAAATAGGGCTGCTTAAGTACTTGGTCAAGACCCAGCAGCGCATGCTCCGCCTCAATGTTCTCGCCAAGTGGTGCCAACAG GTTCCGTTGATACAATATTGTCAGCAACTTACTTCTACTTTGTCGAGTCATGATACATGTTTTACTCAAGCAGCGGATTCATTGTTTTTCATGCATGAAGGACTACAACAAGCTTGTGCTCCTGTTTATGATGTTCCATCTGCAGTGGAAATCCTCCTATCAGGATCGTATCAGCGGTTACCAAAATGTATAGAAGATGTGGGTGTTCAGAGTTCACTAAGTGAGGATGAGCAGAAGCCGGCTTTGAAAAAGCTGGACATGCTTGTGCGGAGACAATTACTAGAAGTGTCGATCCCAAAAGAAATTACTGAGGTAAAGGTCTCTGATGGAACAGCACTGCTTCGTGTTAATGGGGAATTCAAGGCTTTAATTACTCTTGGCTACCGAGGGCACCTATCAATGTGGAGGATACTGCACTTGGACCTGCTTGTTGGTGAGAGAAGTGGACTTATAAAGCTAGAAGTACCTCAGCGGTATATTCTTGGGGATGATTTAGAGCGCAGAATGGCTGCTGCAGAAAATCCTTTCAAGACATTATACTCTGTTCTACATGAAATGTGTGTTAAACTTGTTATAGACACTGTCTTAAGGCAAGTACAGGCTCTTCGCCAGGGAAGATGGAAAGATGCAATCCGATTTGAGGTCCTATCTGATGGGAGCACTGGTCATGCAGGGACTTCTAGCTCTGCACAATTAAATCAAGATGGAGAAACGGAAACATCTGGTTTACGAACTCCAGGGTTAAAAATTGTATACTGGTTAGATTTGGATAAAAACAGTGGTACTTCTGATTCATCGTTATGTCCATCTATAAAAATTGATCCAGGACCAGATCTACTGATAAAATGTGTTCATAGCACATTTGTAATAGATCCATTAACTGGAAAGGAGGCAGAATTCTCCCTTGACCAAAGTTGTATTGATGTTGAGAAATTGCTTCTAAGAGCGATATGCTGTAATAGATATACTCGTCTTCTCGAAATTCAGAAAGAGCTGGTGAAAAACGTTCAAATCCATCGAGGTTCAGGGGACGTTGCTTTTCAGTCCCGTGTGGAAGAA TTCTCTATGCAGAAAGATTTTAAGTCAGATGTCAGGGAATATGAAGGGCACGAAGTATTACGTGTGCGTGCCTATGGCTCATCATTTTTTACTCTGGGAATAAATATAAG GAATGGCCGCTTTCGTCTTCAATCCTCCCGGAATATCCTTGCTTCTTCGGCATCCTTGTCGGAATGCGAAGATGCTTTAAATCAGGGAACTATGACTGCAGCCGAAGTTTTCATTAGCTTGAGAAGCAAAAGTATTTTGCACCTATTTGCATCTATTGGAAGGTTTTTAGGCCTTGAG GTATATGAAAAGGGTTTACCTGCAGTTACATTACCAAAAAATGTTTCGGATGGCTCAAATGTGTTGTTAATGGGATTTCCGGATTGTGGGAGCTCTTATTTTTTGCTGATGCAGCTTGATAAGGATTTCAAACCCCTTTTCAAATTGCTTGAGACTGGAAAAGCTGAATCTCTCAATGACCAAAATCATGTGATACGGATCAAGAAAATTGATGTTAACCAGATGCAGATGCATGAAGATGATATGAATTTAAGCTTGCTTGACTGGGGAAAACTACAATCCATATTGCCTAGCGCTGGTAGATCTAATCTGTCATCCGAAAATGGTCTTCGAACGGATATCACCCCCGAGGGTTCTATGCCAATTGCAGGGTGTCCACCATCAAGTTTTTCTTCTGTGGTTGATGAAGTGTTTGAACTGGAAAAAGGGTTATCTGCACCTTCCTTCTCTCTTCAAAATGGCTCTTCATCATTCAATGCATCTTCTTCTCATTTTGGCTCTGCTCCAATGAATCTTCATTCCATGAAAGCTGGAAGTCCAGCTTCCAAATGGGAGGGAGGTATGCAGATGGCGCAGCCAAACAGTGCTGCAAATGTTTCTGGTATGGCAACACATTACAATGGATCCTTTTATCCATCAAATAACATGAAGGGCTCCATACAGTCCGCTTCTCTCAGTTCTCAGGCTGCTGCCCCTGGAAGGAGTGTCTCTGTCAAGAAAATATCTGTTTCAAAGTCTGATCAGGATTTGGCTTCGCTTAGGTCTCCCCTGTTAGTAGAGTATGGTTCTACTTCAATGGATGAAGATCACCTGAGATTTATGAGTGATACTTCAAAAGGTGCAACGTATGGATTTAGATCTTCTCGCCTATTATCTCCACCTGGTCCCAGTGGCCCTCGAATATCTGGGCCAGGCATGAGACCTAATGGAGGTAATTTACCTACGGGGCCTCCAACGGGAACTATCAGAGTTGCTGGATCAAACTCATGTGTAACGACTCCTGCAT CCCGTGCACCAGATTCTGAAGTGTGCGATGGCCCTAATCATGATGATTCAGATCATGATAGAAAACTTCGAAAGCGTACGCTTCCAGAAATGTTGAATCTGATCCCATCACTGCAAGGTGTGGAAGCCAATTCAGGATCTGGTAAAAGGAGGAAAGTTTCTGAAGTCGATCAGGCTCAGCACTCTACATCACTGGTGTTAATGTCAACCGATATGACTTCGAAAACTGGGCTATACAGTTATGGGGATCTTATATCTGAAGCTAATAAGGGATATGCACCTTCTAGCATTTATGTTTCAGCTCTTCTTCATGTGGTCAGGCACTGTTCACTTGGTATTAAGCATGCCAGACTAACTAGCCAGATGGGGGCTCTGGACATCCCTTATGTTGAGGAAGTGGGATTAAGAAGTACATCTTCGAACATATGGTTCCGACTTCCATTTGCCAGAGGTGATTCATGGCAACACCTGTGCTTGCGACTTGGCAGAGCTGGAAGCATATACTGGGATGTGAAAATAAATGACCAGCATTTCCGGGATTTATGGGAGCTTCAGAAAGGAAGCAATAGTACACCTTGGGGTTCTGGTGTTCGTATTGCCAATACTTCGGACATCGACTCTCATATTCGTTACGATCCAGAAGGTGTTGTTCTCAGTTATCAGTCTGTGGAGGCTGATAGTATAAAGAAGTTAGTGGCAGATATCCAAAGGCTCTCTAATGCAAGAATGTTTTCCCTGGGGATGCGGAAACTGCTTGGAGTAAGAGCAGATGAGAAACCAGAAGAAAGTGTAAACTCCGATTCTAAAGCACCAGGAGGCAAAGGTTCGTTTGAGGGAGCTGATAGATTATCTGAACAAATGAGAAGGGCATTTAGAATTGAGGCAGTAGGACTCATGAGTTTGTGGTTCAGTTTTGGATCTGGTGTCCTGGCTCGCTTTGTTGTTGAGTGGGAATCAGGTAAAGAGGGTTGTACTATGCATGTATCTCCCGACCAACTTTGGCCTCATACCAAG TTTCTAGAAGATTTCATAAACGGAGCTGAAGTTGCATCACTGTTGGACTGCATTCGCCTCACTGCGGGTCCCTTGCATGCTCTTGCAGCTGCAACTCGACCTGCACGAGCCGGTCCTATTCAAGGGGTTAGTGGGATGACAATTCTCTCTTCCGTCCCAAAACAGGCCGGTTACATACCCCAGGGCCTTATGCAAACCAGTTCAACCACAAATGTTGGTCAGTCTCCTATCACTGTTGGGAACCCAGTTTCATCTGCTGCTAATGGTCCTCTTGCAAATCACGTCCTTCATGGGGCTGCAATGTTAGGTGCAGCTGCAGCTGCAGCTGCTGGCCGAGGTGGACCTGGCATTGTACCTAGCTCACTATTGCCCATTGATGTTTCAGTTGTGCTACGTGGTCCTTACTGGATAAGGATTATCTATCGGAAGCACTTTGCAGTTGACATGCGGTGTTTTGCAGGAGATCAGGTCTGGTTACAACCAGCAACACCACCCAAGGGGGGGCCTTCAGTTGGAGGTTCATTGCCTTGCCCACAGTTTCGGCCATTTATTATGGAGCATGTGGCCCAAGAACTGAATGGTTTAGATACTAATTTCAATGGTGGTCAGCAGACAGGATTGGCAAATTTAAACAATCAAAACCCCGGTTCAGGTCTCCAGCTGTCTGCTGTCAATGGAAATAGGGTTAACGTCCCTAGTTCTGCTGCATTGTCTAGGACAGGCAACCAAGTAGCTGCTGCATTAAACCGTGCTGGAAATGCTTCTCCAGTATCCTCTAATTTGGCTGTTGTGAGCCCAGGGATGCCTTTACGTAGATCACCAGGTGCAGGTGTCCCTGCTCATGTGAGAGGAGAACTGAATACAGCCATTATTGGTCTTGGAGATGATGGGGGGTATGGAGGTGGTTGGGTCCCCCTTGTTGCTCTTAAAAAGGTGCTAAGAGGTATTCTTAAGTACCTTGGAGTGCTGTGGCTATTTGCCCAGCTGCCTGATCTTTTGAAAGAGATTCTAGGGTCCATTTTGAAGGACAATGAAGGTGCTCTTTTAAATTTGGACCAGGAGCAGCCTGCTTTGCGATTCTTTGTTGG AGGCTATGTTTTTGCTGTAAGTGTTCATAGAGTTCAACTTCTTCTTCAAGTCCTGAGTGTGAAAAGATTCCATCATCAGCAGCAGCAACAGCAGCAAAATCCAAACACTGCTCAAGAGGAATTGACTTCAACTGAAATAGGAGAAATTTGTGACTACTTTAGTCGACGTGTTGCATCAGAGCCTTATGATGCTTCTCGCGTTGCATCATTCATCACTCTTTTGACCCTACCCATATCAGTTCTAAGAGAATTCTTGAAGCTAATAGCATGGAAGAAAGGACAAGCCCAGCCAGTACAGGGTGGTGATTTAGCTGCTGCTCAGAAACCGCGTATTGAGTTATGTCTTGAATATCATGCTGGATCGAATATAGATGATAAGCTGGATAATTCTTCTGTTGCCAAAAGTAATATCCATTATGATCGGCCTCACAACTGGGTTGATTTTGCACTGACTCTTGTTCTGGATTCTGCTCACATACCCCACATAAATGCCGCAGGCGGTGCAGCATGGCTGCCTTACTGTGTATCAGTGAAGTTGAGGTATTTGTTTGGTGAAAATCCTAATGTAACCTTTCTTGGCATGGAAGGAAGCCATGGAGGTCGAGCTTGCTGGTTGCGCGTTGATGACTGGGAGAAATGTAAACAAAAGGTTGCTCGGACTGTGGAGAGTTGTGCAGGAGGAGACAATAGTCTAGGAAGGTTGAGACTTGTTGCTGACTACGTGCAGAGAACGCTACATATGTGGCTTCAAGGTTTGAGGGATGGCAGTGGGGTTAGTGCAACCTCTGGGGGCACTTGA
- the LOC101306057 gene encoding auxin-responsive protein IAA4-like, producing MAFQAEDLNLEATELRLGLPGTKETEQQKTNNKRALPVEHESNASSAPKPPPSKAQVVGWPPVKSYRKNCFEAKKTEGESGGMFVKVSMDGAPYLRKMDLKVYKGYPELLKALEEMFKFKVGEYCEKELGYNNRSEFVPTYEDKDGDWMLLGDVPWEMFFTSCKRLRIMKGSEAKGLGCAV from the exons ATGGCATTCCAAGCAGAAGATCTCAACCTTGAAGCCACCGAGCTCCGATTAGGCCTCCCCGGCACCAAGGAAACCGAGCAACAAAAGACCAACAACAAAAGAGCATTGCCAGTTGAGCATGAGTCCAATGCTTCTTCAGCTCCCAAGCCTCCTCCTTCCAA AGCACAAGTAGTTGGATGGCCACCGGTGAAATCATACCGGAAAAACTGTTTCGAGGCGAAGAAAACCGAGGGAGAAAGCGGTGGGATGTTCGTGAAAGTCAGCATGGATGGAGCTCCTTACCTGAGAAAGATGGACCTGAAGGTTTACAAAGGATATCCAGAGCTGCTCAAGGCCTTGGAGGAGATGTTCAAGTTCAAGGTTGGTGAATATTGTGAGAAGGAACTAGGGTACAACAACAGATCCGAGTTTGTGCCAACTTATGAAGACAAAGATGGGGACTGGATGCTTCTTGGAGATGTTCCATGGGAGATGTTCTTCACTTCATGCAAGAGGCTGAGAATCATGAAAGGTTCAGAAGCCAAAGGCTTAGGTTGTGCGGTATGA